DNA sequence from the Actinomycetota bacterium genome:
TCGGCGCTGGTCGGCGGGATGAGCGGCTTGATCCTCGGCACGCTGCACCCGCTGGTGCTGGCCGGCACCCTGGACCACTCGATCTTTCGCAAGGACCCCATCGGCCGGCTCGCCCGGACCGCGTCGTTCGTGATGGCGACCGCCTTTGCGTCGACCGAAGTCGCCAACGGGGTGGTCGACTACGTGAACCGCCTGCACCGGCGAATCTCGGGGACGGCACCGAACGGCAACGAGTACAAAGCCAGCGACCCAGGCCTGGCGGTATGGACGCACGTCACGATCTACGGCGGCTTTCTCGACGGCCACCTGCGGTACGCCCCCAACCCGATCAGCGGCCGGCAAATCGACGAGTACTGGGACGAGGTCGCCCGGGTGCCCGAGATGCTGGGGGCGCAAGGGGTTCCCCGAAGCCGCTACGAGGTGGAGGACTACTTCCGCCGGGTGCGCCCCGAGCTGGAGGCGAGCCGGGACGCCTACGAGTCGGCCCGCTGGGTCCTGGACGGGGGAAAGGGCGACACGCCGACGGTTCGGGACTCCGCCGCCGCGCTCGTCAAAGCGTGGGGCGAGTTCATGCCGGGGCCGGCGGCCCAGCTTCTACAGAAGCGGATCCTGAAGCCGGCATCCGCGGGGGCGGTCCGTTTGGCGTACGCGATCTTCGCCCGCACCGCCGTCGACCTGCTGCCCGGGTGGGGGCGTTCGATGTTGCAGCTGGAGCGAAGTCGCTTGGCGGAGCCGCTGACGAAGGCTTACTTCGCAACCCTCAGGCTGGCGGTTCCCACGATGCCGCGGGCGCTGCGCCAGTCCCAGGAACGGGCGGCTGCCCACCCGCGCGACCCTTAACCCTTACCGTTTCCGTTTCCGTTCCCCGGAGCACCGGCCACCTGGGTGGCGGTCGGCGTCGGGCTGGGTGTGGGTGAGGGCGTCGGCGACGGGGTCGGACTTGCGGTGGGTATCGGGCTCGGCCTCGGCGTCGGCCGGGGCGGAACGGGCCTCGGCGGCGGAGGCGGCGGTATCTGTGGGGTAGTCGTGAAGCCCGGAAGCGGCTCGTCCGAAAATTCGGTGACGGTCGGCAGCGGAACGGCCGGCTCACAGCCGCCGCCCGCGCCCTGGACCGTCCCCTCAGGACAGGACGTGGTCGGGACCGCCGTTGGGACCTTCTCCTCCGGCTTTGCGAATTCGGTCTCTTTGGTGCCGCGAAGCGCGGCCTGCATGAAGCTCTTCCAGATGGTCGCCGGGAACGAGCCCCCGGTTACCCGGCGGCCGCGCACGCTGCTCATCTCAGGGATCTGGCCGGTTTCGTTCGGGGGGAATCCCATCCAGACGACCGCCGTCAGATCGGGGGTGTAGCCGGCAAACCAGGCGTCGACGTGGTTCTGCGTCGTGCCGGTCTTGCCGGCCGCAGGGCGACCGATGCTCGCTCCCCTGGCGGTGCCGTTGGCGATGACCCCCTGCAGTACCTCGTTGACCGTGTCGGCGACCTCCTCGTCGAGTGCTCGACGGGTGTTGGGCGCCCGTTCGACCAGGATCTCTCCGTTCGCTGAGGTGACCTTGCGGATGACGAGCGGCTCCGGGCGCTGGCCTCTGGCCCCGAAGGTGGTGAAGGCCTGCGCCATCTCCATGGGGGTCACTGCGGTCGTCCCGAGCGCCAGGGCGCAACCCTCGTCTCCGGCCGGGATGTTGATCCCAAGCTCGTCTGCGGTGCCGATGAACTCCTTCGGAGTGACGACCTCCGCCATCATCTGGGCGTAGATCGTGTTCACCGAGTTGTGGGTGGCCCGGGCGACATCCAGCGTGCCGTAACCCTCGCTGTCGAAGTTGGACACGGTCCAGGGGTTGCCCGCGCCGTCCCGGCACAGGGGGTTGTCGATGGTGATCTTGGCCGGACCGGGGAAGGTCCTGGTGACCGGCTCCCCCTGCTCGAGGAACGAGGCCAGCGCGATCGGCTTAAACGCCGAGCCCGCCTGACGGCCGCCGCCGTCCTCCGATCCGACGTTGGCCGCGAAGTTGAATCCCAGGGCGCGGACCCGGTCCTGGGTGTCCCGGCCTCCGATCATCGCCCGGACGTTGCCGTCCGGGTCCATCGCGATCAGGGCAACCTCGGGGTCGGTCGGCTGGTTCATTACGCTGGACACCGCCTGCTCTGCGGCCTCCTGCATCTTGAGGTCCAGGCTGGTCTCGATCTTGAGCCCGCCCCCCAGCAGTTCGGCGTCGCTGAACCCGAACTGCTTGGTCCGCAGCACCCGCCGTACGTACTCGATGAAGTAGCCGGCCTTCGACGAATCCAGCTCGGTCTGCCCAAGCTTGAACTGAAGCAGGATGTCCTCGGCACGGGCCGCCCCGGCGTCCGCCTCCGTGATCTTGCCCGTTGCCACCAGGTCCCCGAGCACCTCGTTGCGGATGCGGACGACGTTTTCGGGGTTCTCATCGGGCTGGTAGTTCTCCGGCGACCGGATTGCCCCGGCCATGTACGCCGCCTCGTTGAGGGTCAGGTCCTTTGCCGGCTTCTTGAAGTAGGTGAGGGAGGCAGCCTCCGCTCCGTAGGCGCCCCGGCCGAAGTAGATGGTGTTCAGGTAGAACTCGAGGATCTTGTCTTTGGAGTAGTTGCTCTCGATCTTCCGCGCCAGGGCGATCTCCCGTATCTTGCGGGTGATCGTGCGTTCCGTCCCCACCACCCCGTAGGCGTTACGGGCATACTGCTGGGTGATCGTCGACCCGCCCTGGGACACCCCGCCGGCCTGGACGTTGCTGAACAGTGCCCTCACCATGCCTCGGGGGCTGATCCCGGTGTGCTCGTAGAAGCTTCGGTCCTCGGTGGCCACGGCCGCCTCCCGGAGGAAGGGTGAGATCTGGTCAAGGGGCACGATCTTGCGCTTTTGCTCCCCTTTCAGGGTCCCGATCAGGTCGCCTTTGGAGTCGAGCACCTCGGTCGCACTTCCTCCGGGGGCGGCGTCGGGGAGGGGGACGTCGACGGTCAGGACTATGGTCGCGAGCACGCCGATCGCCAGGACCCCGACGATCGTTCCGGCAATCAGGATCCAGCCGAAGATGGTCGGTTTGCCCTCTGTGTAGAGGAAGGAGAGTCGGGGCTTGGGTTCCACCTAAGTAAAGTACCCTGCGTGGCCTTTCGCCACACAGGGTAATTCGGAGCGTTACTCCTGGATCTGAGGCTGGGCCAGGTTCTTCAGCCGGTCCAGCCGGTTCCAGTGGTCGCTGATCCGCTCCCGGCCCACCTTCGTCAGCTCGACGTTGGTGTTGGGCTTTTTCAGAACAAATCGCTTCTCGATCTGCACCAGGCCGGCCTCCTCCAGCTTCGTCAGGTGGCTCGACAGGTTTCCCTTGGTCAACCCGGTGGTCCGCTGTAGGAAGACGAAGTCGGCCGACTTCACCGAGGAGAGCACCGTGAGGATTGCGAGGCGTCCCGGCTCGTGGATCAAACGGTCGAGGACGAGCTCTTCGTTAGGCTCCGACATTGCCGTTTCCTGCGCTCACCCTGACCCGGCCGTAGTTCTGCCGGTACCAGCGATCGATCAGGAGGCCCGCCCCCAGACTGCCCAGTCCTCCACCCCAGAATAGCCACGGGCTGCCGAACGGCCCCCACTCCGGGTAGGTGACACCGGCCAGCAGGAAGAAGGCGCCGATAGGAACCGCCAGCGGGCCGCGCGGGTAGGTGTAGGTCGGGCCGGCTGCAAGAAGGGAGTTTCGGTCCATGTCGTCTCTCCTTTCTATCGGGTTCGGGTCAGGCTTCGACGCCGTACCTGGCTGCGGAATCGAAGGTCCTCATCAGCAGCAGGTGATCGAAGATCCCCGTGAGGATCACCCCAACTCCGGCCACGACCAGTCCCAGGTTGGACTTCAGGTCCGGGGAGAGATCACCCCAGATCGGAAGAAGACCGGCGACCAGGGCGGCACCCCAAATGACCTTGTGGTGCAGCTTGAGCCCCACGCTGAATCCGTAGGACGCCAGCATCAGCACCGCCCACGATCCAAGGAACCCCCAGACGGGCAGGTCCAGCCGGTGATCCATGGTCGAGCCCCCGATCAACAGCGGCACACAAACCGCCAAGGCAACGCCACCTTTGATCTGCGCGTTCCTGGAGACCCGGACGCTGCCGTAGTTGCGCTGGTAGAAGCGGGCTATGACCAGGCAGGCCAATGCTGCGGCCAGAAACAGCGCCGGGGCAACCAACAGATTGCTGAAGGGCCCCCACTCCAGGTTCCCCAAACCCGATGCGATCACAACGACCCCCAGCGGTCCCAGGAAGAGTCCCCGGAGGTGCGGGTACTCGGCGCCAACGGCCTCCAGATCCTTGCGTTCCATCTGACCTTCCTCTCAAACTAGTTGGTGACACAAACCATGTTAGGCCTGGAGCGCCTTTCTGTCAACTAGTTTGTGTCGCAAACCGCTATTTGCGTGTCGGGGTGCTCGGCTGGTCTGGATGGGGTTCCGGACTCGGCGACTCACAAGTCCCGGAAAAAGATAGTGCCCCAAGAAACGGTCCGGCCCCGAAAACCTTTGCGCCA
Encoded proteins:
- a CDS encoding oxygenase MpaB family protein, encoding MNRLMEVRQRLGDVVQAPFEVSQLPGVQYTDPPGDPGLFGPGSISWRVGSDWPSALVGGMSGLILGTLHPLVLAGTLDHSIFRKDPIGRLARTASFVMATAFASTEVANGVVDYVNRLHRRISGTAPNGNEYKASDPGLAVWTHVTIYGGFLDGHLRYAPNPISGRQIDEYWDEVARVPEMLGAQGVPRSRYEVEDYFRRVRPELEASRDAYESARWVLDGGKGDTPTVRDSAAALVKAWGEFMPGPAAQLLQKRILKPASAGAVRLAYAIFARTAVDLLPGWGRSMLQLERSRLAEPLTKAYFATLRLAVPTMPRALRQSQERAAAHPRDP
- a CDS encoding transglycosylase domain-containing protein; protein product: MEPKPRLSFLYTEGKPTIFGWILIAGTIVGVLAIGVLATIVLTVDVPLPDAAPGGSATEVLDSKGDLIGTLKGEQKRKIVPLDQISPFLREAAVATEDRSFYEHTGISPRGMVRALFSNVQAGGVSQGGSTITQQYARNAYGVVGTERTITRKIREIALARKIESNYSKDKILEFYLNTIYFGRGAYGAEAASLTYFKKPAKDLTLNEAAYMAGAIRSPENYQPDENPENVVRIRNEVLGDLVATGKITEADAGAARAEDILLQFKLGQTELDSSKAGYFIEYVRRVLRTKQFGFSDAELLGGGLKIETSLDLKMQEAAEQAVSSVMNQPTDPEVALIAMDPDGNVRAMIGGRDTQDRVRALGFNFAANVGSEDGGGRQAGSAFKPIALASFLEQGEPVTRTFPGPAKITIDNPLCRDGAGNPWTVSNFDSEGYGTLDVARATHNSVNTIYAQMMAEVVTPKEFIGTADELGINIPAGDEGCALALGTTAVTPMEMAQAFTTFGARGQRPEPLVIRKVTSANGEILVERAPNTRRALDEEVADTVNEVLQGVIANGTARGASIGRPAAGKTGTTQNHVDAWFAGYTPDLTAVVWMGFPPNETGQIPEMSSVRGRRVTGGSFPATIWKSFMQAALRGTKETEFAKPEEKVPTAVPTTSCPEGTVQGAGGGCEPAVPLPTVTEFSDEPLPGFTTTPQIPPPPPPRPVPPRPTPRPSPIPTASPTPSPTPSPTPSPTPTATQVAGAPGNGNGNGKG
- a CDS encoding transcriptional regulator translates to MSEPNEELVLDRLIHEPGRLAILTVLSSVKSADFVFLQRTTGLTKGNLSSHLTKLEEAGLVQIEKRFVLKKPNTNVELTKVGRERISDHWNRLDRLKNLAQPQIQE